In Burkholderia sp. WP9, a genomic segment contains:
- a CDS encoding MFS transporter → MHTKETKVAIGIVNSGARLDRLPIASFHWKVLGLISAGAFLDAFDIYLAAGALGAMVKAGFSDLKLNALFISVTFFGMLIGAGLAGYLGDRFGRRSSYQTNLLIFGIASIAACFVPNMMWLIVLRLIMGIGLGAELVVAAGTLCEFIPPASRGRWTALLALIINSGLLVSTAVGYVVIPLLGWRYMFGIAGVGAIIVWVLRHRMPESPRWLESVGRSDEAEATVSAIENEVQRQKGPLPPVERTESLEVPKAPFSALFSHAMLGRTLVAILTAVAVNISVYGFVAWLPTFFVKEGLTIVQSLGFTTLMAFGAPGGALIGFLCADRVGRARGLVIFAIATIVVGFIYPNMHAGWAISSVGFVLVTCIYTVTTLGLFAYIPELFPTELRLRGTGTAGVCGRAASMTTPYLAVVLYNSFGVSGVLAMVSSVLGLLVLGILLLRVETNQHALERISPSLDTDSDPIPATQQG, encoded by the coding sequence ATGCACACCAAGGAGACAAAGGTGGCTATCGGTATCGTCAACTCGGGCGCGCGACTCGATCGCCTGCCCATCGCGTCCTTTCACTGGAAGGTTCTCGGCCTCATCAGCGCGGGCGCTTTTCTCGACGCCTTCGACATCTATCTCGCCGCCGGTGCGCTCGGCGCGATGGTGAAAGCGGGCTTCTCCGATCTGAAACTGAACGCGCTATTCATTTCGGTGACGTTCTTCGGCATGCTGATCGGCGCAGGCCTGGCCGGTTATCTCGGCGACCGCTTCGGCCGCCGCTCGTCGTATCAGACCAATCTGCTGATCTTCGGCATCGCGTCGATCGCCGCGTGCTTCGTGCCGAACATGATGTGGCTGATCGTGCTCCGGCTGATCATGGGTATCGGCCTCGGCGCCGAACTCGTGGTGGCGGCGGGCACCTTGTGCGAATTCATCCCCCCGGCATCACGCGGACGCTGGACCGCGTTGCTCGCGCTCATTATCAATTCCGGATTGCTGGTGTCGACGGCGGTGGGCTACGTCGTGATCCCGCTGCTGGGTTGGCGCTATATGTTCGGGATTGCCGGCGTCGGCGCGATCATCGTGTGGGTGCTGCGGCACCGTATGCCGGAGTCGCCGCGCTGGCTCGAATCAGTGGGCCGCAGCGACGAAGCCGAGGCGACCGTTTCGGCCATCGAAAACGAGGTGCAGCGACAGAAAGGCCCGTTGCCGCCGGTCGAGCGCACCGAAAGTCTCGAAGTGCCGAAAGCACCGTTCTCCGCTCTGTTCTCGCACGCCATGCTCGGGCGAACGCTGGTCGCCATTCTCACGGCGGTCGCGGTGAATATTTCGGTGTACGGCTTTGTTGCGTGGTTGCCGACCTTCTTCGTGAAGGAAGGTCTCACCATCGTGCAATCGCTCGGTTTCACGACGCTCATGGCGTTCGGCGCACCCGGCGGCGCGTTGATCGGCTTTCTCTGCGCGGATCGTGTGGGCCGTGCGCGTGGTCTGGTGATCTTCGCGATCGCCACGATCGTGGTCGGCTTCATCTATCCGAACATGCATGCGGGTTGGGCAATCAGCAGTGTCGGCTTCGTGCTGGTCACCTGCATCTACACGGTCACCACACTCGGCTTGTTCGCCTACATCCCCGAACTCTTTCCGACCGAACTGCGTCTGCGCGGAACTGGTACGGCGGGCGTTTGCGGCCGCGCTGCCTCGATGACCACGCCGTATCTCGCGGTGGTGCTCTACAACTCGTTCGGTGTGTCCGGCGTGCTGGCCATGGTGAGTAGCGTGCTCGGGCTGTTGGTGCTCGGCATTCTGCTGCTGCGTGTCGAAACCAATCAGCACGCGCTCGAGCGGATCTCGCCGAGCCTCGACACCGATTCCGATCCGATACCCGCTACCCAGCAAGGTTAA
- a CDS encoding MaoC family dehydratase: MESDLAVKHRIRASYGRYLEDFQVGDIYEHRPGRTITEADNIHFSLLTMNFHPMHCDAAYAAKSEFGRLLVNSGLTVAVVLGLSVNDVSGKAIANLGWKEIRLTGPVFCGDTIYAESEVLEKRESKSRPGQGIVTVQTRAFKQDGTPIMDFVRSALVPARGHGVGD, from the coding sequence ATGGAATCAGACCTCGCAGTCAAACACCGCATACGCGCCAGTTACGGGCGCTACCTCGAAGATTTCCAGGTCGGCGATATCTACGAACACCGCCCCGGGCGCACTATTACGGAAGCCGACAACATCCACTTCTCGCTGCTGACGATGAATTTCCATCCGATGCATTGCGATGCCGCCTACGCCGCCAAGAGCGAATTCGGCCGCCTGCTGGTCAATAGCGGTCTGACGGTTGCCGTGGTGCTGGGACTCTCGGTGAACGACGTCAGCGGCAAGGCGATCGCCAACCTCGGCTGGAAAGAAATCCGTTTGACCGGTCCGGTGTTTTGCGGCGACACGATTTATGCGGAATCCGAAGTGCTCGAGAAGCGCGAATCGAAGTCGCGTCCGGGGCAGGGCATCGTCACCGTGCAAACTCGCGCGTTCAAGCAGGACGGCACACCGATCATGGACTTCGTGCGCAGCGCGCTCGTCCCGGCGCGTGGCCACGGCGTCGGCGATTGA
- a CDS encoding FAD-dependent monooxygenase produces the protein MSDDAADVLIVGAGPVGLLLATELRRDGVEVRLVDRMSTRIFYCKALGITPRTIEIFEDIGIALRAIESGIWLTGVQTWQDGVMVPARSMNMPTAGLPYGSLSLAQFETERLLEAALAAHGGRVEYGVELTAFEEREGAVHAQLTDSDGQTHTLRCRWLVGCDGAHSKVRSTLGFAFEGGQYPQTFALADLDVEWDLPQGPMYRFEWSAEGRPKTALAAVPVRGSDRRYRLSVVVPEDKAAFADNPSPDFDTMCALLLPALPDDTRLSSMRWSSVYRVSHRIVPAYAQGSVFIAGDAAHIHPPVGGQGMNTGLQDAHNLAWKLSLATKGLAQPELLESYSAERHPVGVDVVQSTSAALNAVFAREAVTPAMRETQLLVTYRGSQIVADECPGMDAASPAPGDRVPEVGGFQQTYVGHAQRLHDHVGRGRHVLLGYIDSPGAQYDAFVEGCSALAALPDEFASAVLIVAPGCDVPRNERITVLTDAAHEFATAFRAPSGTVWGVRPDAHLGWRASHCSKDALKGWLRRSVLID, from the coding sequence ATGTCGGATGATGCCGCAGATGTCCTGATCGTCGGCGCCGGCCCGGTTGGTCTATTGCTCGCTACGGAGTTGCGACGCGACGGCGTCGAGGTGCGCCTCGTCGACCGTATGTCCACCAGGATCTTCTATTGCAAGGCGCTCGGCATTACGCCGCGCACCATCGAGATATTCGAAGACATCGGCATCGCCCTGCGCGCGATTGAGTCCGGAATATGGCTGACCGGCGTTCAAACCTGGCAGGACGGCGTCATGGTCCCGGCACGCAGCATGAACATGCCGACGGCAGGGCTGCCCTACGGCTCGTTGTCGCTCGCGCAGTTCGAAACGGAACGTCTTCTCGAGGCCGCACTCGCCGCGCATGGCGGACGGGTCGAATACGGCGTCGAGTTGACCGCCTTCGAAGAGCGCGAGGGCGCGGTCCATGCGCAACTCACGGATTCCGACGGGCAGACGCACACCCTGCGTTGCCGTTGGCTCGTGGGCTGCGATGGCGCGCACAGCAAGGTTCGCTCGACGCTCGGTTTTGCGTTCGAAGGCGGACAATACCCGCAAACATTCGCGCTCGCCGATCTCGACGTCGAGTGGGATCTGCCCCAGGGGCCGATGTATCGCTTCGAATGGAGTGCTGAGGGCCGCCCGAAAACGGCGCTCGCGGCAGTGCCGGTTCGCGGCTCGGACCGACGCTATCGGCTTTCGGTCGTCGTGCCCGAAGACAAGGCGGCGTTCGCCGATAACCCCTCACCCGATTTCGATACGATGTGCGCGCTGCTGCTGCCGGCCTTGCCCGATGACACGCGCCTCTCGTCGATGCGCTGGTCGTCGGTCTACCGTGTCAGCCATCGCATCGTGCCCGCGTATGCGCAGGGCAGTGTCTTCATTGCTGGCGACGCGGCGCATATTCATCCGCCGGTGGGCGGGCAGGGTATGAATACGGGCTTGCAGGATGCGCACAATCTGGCGTGGAAGCTGTCGCTCGCGACGAAAGGCCTCGCACAGCCTGAATTGCTCGAGAGCTATTCGGCGGAACGGCATCCTGTCGGAGTCGACGTCGTTCAGTCGACCAGCGCGGCGCTCAATGCGGTGTTCGCTCGCGAGGCGGTGACACCGGCTATGCGCGAAACCCAGTTGCTAGTCACCTATCGCGGCAGCCAAATCGTCGCCGACGAGTGTCCCGGGATGGACGCGGCGTCGCCCGCGCCCGGCGACCGGGTTCCCGAAGTGGGGGGCTTCCAGCAGACCTACGTCGGCCACGCGCAGCGCCTGCATGACCACGTCGGCCGCGGCCGACATGTCTTGCTCGGCTATATCGATTCACCCGGTGCGCAATACGACGCGTTTGTCGAGGGTTGCTCCGCGCTCGCTGCCCTGCCTGACGAGTTCGCGTCCGCGGTGCTGATCGTGGCGCCGGGATGCGATGTGCCCCGCAACGAGCGGATCACCGTGCTGACGGATGCGGCACATGAATTCGCGACGGCGTTTCGCGCCCCGAGCGGCACGGTGTGGGGCGTGCGGCCCGACGCGCATCTCGGCTGGCGTGCGAGCCATTGTTCGAAAGACGCGTTGAAAGGGTGGTTGCGGCGGTCGGTACTGATCGACTGA
- a CDS encoding single-stranded DNA-binding protein encodes MASVNKVILVGNLGADPEVRYLPSGDAVANIRLATTDRYKDKASGEMKEATEWHRVSFFGRLAEIVSEYLKKGSSVYLEGRIRTRKWQAQDGTDRYSTEIVAEQMQMLGGRGGSMGGGGDEGGYSRGEPSERSGGGGGGRAVSGGGARGGSGGGGGASRPSAPAGGGFDEMDDDIPF; translated from the coding sequence ATGGCATCCGTGAACAAGGTCATTCTCGTCGGCAATCTCGGAGCCGATCCGGAAGTCCGTTATCTTCCGAGCGGCGACGCAGTGGCGAACATCCGCCTTGCAACGACGGATCGGTACAAGGACAAGGCGTCCGGCGAAATGAAAGAAGCGACCGAATGGCACCGCGTCTCGTTCTTCGGCCGCCTCGCGGAAATCGTGTCCGAATATCTGAAGAAGGGTTCGTCGGTGTACCTGGAAGGGCGCATCCGTACCCGTAAGTGGCAGGCGCAAGACGGCACCGACCGTTACTCGACGGAAATCGTCGCCGAGCAGATGCAAATGCTGGGTGGCCGCGGCGGCTCGATGGGCGGCGGCGGTGACGAAGGCGGTTATAGCCGCGGTGAGCCGTCGGAGCGAAGCGGCGGCGGTGGTGGTGGCCGTGCGGTGTCGGGTGGTGGTGCGCGTGGCGGCAGCGGTGGTGGCGGCGGCGCGAGCCGTCCGAGCGCGCCGGCTGGTGGCGGATTCGACGAGATGGATGACGATATTCCGTTTTAA
- a CDS encoding MFS transporter produces the protein MSNPSATSSRMSAPELRATVSLAAIFALRMLGLFMIMPVFSIYAKTIPGGDNVLLVGIALGAYGVTQSMLYIFYGWVSDKVGRKPVIATGLLIFALGSFVAAGAHDMTWIIVGRVIQGMGAVSSAVIAFIADLTAEENRTKAMAMVGGSIGVSFAVAIVGAPIVFQWVGMSGLFTLVGIFSILAIGVVVWVVPDAPKPVHVRAPFAEVLHNVELLRLNFGVLVLHATQTALFLVVPRILEAGGLPVASHWKVYLPVMGLSFVMMVPAIIAAEKRGKMKIVLLSAIALILIGQLLLGVAPHTILSVAAILFVYFLGFNILEASQPSLVSKLAPGTRKGAAAGVYNTTQSIGLALGGVVGGWLLKADGQSAVFFTCSGLVFCWLIIAAKMKQPPRKA, from the coding sequence ATGTCCAATCCGTCCGCCACTTCCTCACGCATGAGCGCGCCTGAACTGCGCGCGACCGTGTCGCTTGCCGCGATCTTCGCGCTGCGCATGCTGGGTCTATTCATGATCATGCCGGTGTTCTCGATCTACGCGAAGACCATCCCCGGCGGCGACAACGTGCTGCTGGTGGGGATCGCGCTCGGCGCTTACGGCGTGACGCAGTCCATGCTTTACATCTTCTACGGCTGGGTCTCCGACAAGGTCGGCCGCAAACCGGTCATTGCGACCGGCCTGCTGATCTTCGCGCTCGGCAGCTTCGTGGCGGCGGGCGCGCACGACATGACGTGGATCATCGTCGGCCGGGTGATTCAGGGCATGGGCGCGGTGTCCTCAGCGGTGATCGCGTTCATCGCCGACCTGACCGCCGAGGAAAATCGCACCAAGGCCATGGCCATGGTGGGCGGCAGCATCGGCGTGTCGTTCGCGGTGGCGATCGTCGGGGCGCCGATCGTGTTCCAGTGGGTCGGCATGAGCGGCCTGTTTACGCTGGTCGGCATCTTCTCGATTCTGGCGATCGGCGTGGTGGTGTGGGTCGTGCCAGATGCGCCGAAACCGGTGCATGTCCGCGCGCCATTCGCCGAAGTGCTGCACAACGTCGAGTTGCTGCGTCTGAATTTCGGCGTGCTCGTGCTGCACGCGACGCAAACCGCGCTGTTCCTCGTCGTGCCGCGCATTCTCGAAGCCGGTGGCCTGCCGGTCGCCTCCCACTGGAAAGTGTATTTGCCGGTCATGGGCCTGTCGTTCGTGATGATGGTGCCGGCGATCATTGCCGCGGAAAAGCGCGGCAAGATGAAGATCGTGCTGCTCTCGGCGATCGCTCTTATCCTGATCGGACAGTTGTTATTGGGCGTCGCTCCGCATACGATTCTGAGTGTGGCGGCGATCCTTTTTGTGTACTTTCTCGGCTTCAATATTCTTGAAGCTTCGCAGCCTTCGCTGGTGTCGAAACTGGCGCCCGGAACCCGCAAGGGCGCGGCCGCCGGCGTGTACAACACCACGCAGTCCATCGGTCTTGCGCTGGGTGGCGTGGTCGGCGGCTGGTTGCTGAAGGCGGATGGTCAGAGCGCCGTCTTCTTCACTTGTTCGGGGCTCGTCTTTTGCTGGCTTATAATCGCCGCAAAGATGAAACAGCCGCCGCGCAAAGCGTAA
- the uvrA gene encoding excinuclease ABC subunit UvrA has translation MEQIRIRGARTHNLKNVNLDLPRHKLVVITGLSGSGKSSLAFDTLYAEGQRRYVESLSAYARQFLQLMEKPDVDLIEGLSPAISIEQKATSHNPRSTVGTVTEIHDYLRLLFARVGTPYCPDHEIPLEAQSVSQMVDAALALPEETRLMILAPVVANRKGEHVELFEEMQAQGFIRFRVRSGGGTANEGVAKIYEVDSLPKLKKNDKHTIDVVVDRLKVRPDMKQRLAESFETALRLADGRAIALEMDTDKEHLFSSKFACPICSYSLQELEPRLFSFNNPMGACPECDGLGQITFFDPKRVVAHPSLSLAAGAVKGWDRRNQFYFQMLQSLAAFYEFDIDTAVEDLPEKVRKILLFGSGKQEIPFSYINERGRTSVREHVFEGIIPNLERRYRETDSVAVREELAKYQNNQPCPACAGTRLRREARFVRIGADGDARGIFEISGWPLRDALGYFQTLRLEGSKREIADKVVKEIVARLMFLNNVGLDYLSLERSAETLSGGEAQRIRLASQIGSGLTGVMYVLDEPSIGLHQRDNDRLIATLKHLRDLGNSVIVVEHDEDMIRMADYVVDMGPGAGEHGGMVIAEGTPKQVQANAASMTGQYMSGARNIEFPDERKEPDERRLRIVEAYGNNLQHVSLDLPVGLLTCVTGVSGSGKSTLINDTLYHAVAHHLYGSATEPAPYESIEGLEHFDKVINVDQSPIGRTPRSNPATYTGLFTPIRELFAGVPAAKERGYEAGRFSFNVKGGRCESCQGDGVLKVEMHFLPDVYVPCDVCHGKRYNRETLDVQYKGKNISEVLDMTVENAYEFFKPVPVVARKLKTLLDVGLGYIRLGQSATTLSGGEAQRVKLSLELSKRDTGRTLYILDEPTTGLHFHDIALLLEVIHRLRDQGNTVVIIEHNLDVIKTADWVIDLGPEGGAGGGQIIAQGTPEQVAKSKASFTGKYLAPLLKRAASKK, from the coding sequence GTGGAACAAATCCGTATTCGTGGGGCTCGCACCCACAACCTGAAGAACGTCAACCTCGACCTACCCCGTCACAAGCTCGTCGTCATCACGGGCCTTTCAGGCTCGGGAAAATCGTCGCTGGCGTTCGACACGCTCTATGCGGAAGGACAACGGCGCTACGTCGAAAGTCTCTCCGCCTATGCACGCCAGTTCCTGCAACTGATGGAGAAGCCCGACGTCGATCTGATCGAAGGGCTGTCGCCGGCCATCTCGATCGAACAGAAGGCGACCTCGCACAATCCGCGCTCCACGGTCGGCACCGTCACCGAGATTCACGACTATCTGCGTCTGCTGTTCGCACGGGTCGGCACGCCTTACTGTCCGGACCACGAAATTCCGCTGGAAGCGCAAAGCGTCTCGCAGATGGTCGACGCGGCGCTCGCGCTGCCGGAAGAAACCAGGCTGATGATCCTCGCGCCGGTGGTGGCCAACCGCAAGGGCGAGCACGTCGAACTGTTCGAGGAAATGCAGGCGCAGGGCTTTATCCGTTTCCGCGTGCGCTCGGGCGGCGGCACCGCCAATGAAGGCGTCGCGAAAATCTACGAAGTCGACTCGCTGCCGAAGCTGAAGAAGAACGACAAGCACACCATCGACGTGGTCGTGGACCGCCTGAAAGTGCGCCCCGACATGAAGCAGCGTCTCGCCGAATCGTTCGAAACGGCACTGCGTCTCGCCGACGGCCGCGCGATCGCGCTCGAAATGGACACCGACAAAGAGCATCTGTTCAGCTCCAAGTTCGCCTGCCCGATCTGCTCGTACTCGCTGCAGGAACTGGAGCCGCGCCTTTTCTCGTTCAACAATCCGATGGGCGCGTGCCCGGAATGCGACGGCCTCGGCCAGATCACGTTCTTCGACCCGAAGCGGGTGGTCGCGCATCCGTCGCTGTCGCTCGCGGCGGGCGCAGTGAAGGGCTGGGACCGGCGCAACCAGTTCTACTTCCAGATGCTGCAGAGCCTTGCGGCGTTCTACGAGTTCGATATCGATACGGCCGTCGAAGACTTGCCGGAAAAGGTCCGCAAGATTCTGCTGTTCGGTTCGGGCAAGCAGGAGATCCCGTTCTCGTACATCAACGAACGCGGCCGCACCTCGGTGCGCGAGCATGTGTTCGAAGGGATCATCCCGAATCTGGAGCGGCGTTACCGCGAGACCGATTCGGTCGCGGTACGCGAAGAGCTCGCCAAGTATCAGAACAACCAGCCCTGCCCGGCCTGCGCCGGCACGCGGCTGCGCCGCGAAGCGCGCTTCGTGCGGATCGGCGCTGACGGCGATGCGCGCGGCATCTTCGAAATCAGCGGCTGGCCGCTGCGCGACGCGCTCGGCTATTTCCAGACGCTGCGCCTGGAAGGCTCGAAGCGCGAGATCGCCGACAAGGTGGTCAAGGAAATCGTCGCTCGGCTCATGTTCCTGAACAACGTCGGGCTCGACTATCTGTCGCTCGAACGCAGTGCGGAAACGCTGTCCGGCGGCGAGGCGCAGCGCATTCGCCTCGCCTCGCAGATCGGCTCGGGGTTGACCGGCGTGATGTACGTGCTGGACGAACCGTCCATCGGCTTGCATCAGCGTGATAACGACCGGCTGATCGCCACGCTCAAGCATCTGCGCGATCTGGGCAACTCGGTGATCGTCGTCGAACACGACGAAGACATGATCCGCATGGCCGACTACGTGGTCGACATGGGGCCGGGAGCGGGTGAACACGGCGGCATGGTGATCGCCGAAGGCACGCCCAAACAGGTGCAGGCGAACGCGGCGTCGATGACAGGGCAGTACATGTCCGGCGCGCGCAACATCGAGTTCCCGGACGAACGCAAGGAGCCGGACGAGCGCCGACTGCGCATCGTCGAGGCCTACGGCAACAATCTGCAGCACGTCTCGCTCGATCTGCCGGTCGGCCTGCTGACCTGCGTGACCGGCGTGTCCGGTTCGGGCAAGTCCACGCTGATCAACGACACGCTCTATCACGCGGTCGCGCATCACCTGTACGGCTCGGCCACGGAGCCGGCGCCGTACGAATCGATCGAGGGCCTCGAGCACTTCGACAAGGTGATCAACGTCGACCAGTCGCCGATCGGCCGCACGCCGCGTTCGAATCCGGCCACCTACACGGGTCTCTTCACGCCGATCCGCGAACTGTTCGCGGGCGTGCCTGCGGCGAAAGAACGCGGCTACGAAGCGGGCCGCTTCTCGTTCAACGTGAAGGGCGGCCGCTGCGAATCCTGCCAGGGCGACGGCGTGCTGAAGGTCGAGATGCACTTTTTGCCGGACGTGTACGTGCCGTGCGACGTCTGCCACGGCAAGCGCTACAACCGCGAAACGCTGGACGTTCAGTACAAAGGCAAGAACATCAGCGAAGTCCTCGACATGACGGTGGAGAATGCCTACGAGTTCTTCAAGCCTGTGCCGGTCGTCGCGCGCAAGCTGAAAACCCTGCTGGACGTGGGTTTGGGCTATATCCGCCTGGGCCAGTCGGCCACTACCCTGTCGGGCGGGGAAGCACAGCGGGTCAAACTATCTTTGGAACTGAGCAAGCGTGATACCGGTCGCACGCTATACATACTCGACGAACCGACCACCGGATTGCACTTTCATGACATCGCGCTGTTGCTCGAAGTGATTCATCGTTTACGGGACCAGGGTAATACCGTCGTGATCATCGAGCATAATCTCGATGTAATAAAAACCGCGGACTGGGTCATCGACCTCGGCCCTGAAGGCGGGGCGGGCGGCGGGCAAATCATCGCCCAAGGCACGCCGGAGCAGGTTGCGAAGTCGAAGGCAAGTTTTACCGGTAAATATCTGGCGCCTTTGCTGAAACGCGCGGCCAGTAAAAAGTAA
- a CDS encoding AI-2E family transporter produces the protein MAKRNQARDDGQVQDLRPRPVRLTSDMSLPKLSAVEIGSYVVMLFGMWAVIELRLLGALLAGLLVFQLVHTIAPRIERHMSSKRARWLAVVILSTVIVGALTGLTLGIIEHFENDVPSVQKLLDQAMQLIDQARGRIPQFIANSLPVDTEQMKTKAAELMQTHANMLQQSGKTAARAFTHILIGMIIGAIIAVGAQKHIQRLPLSTAFITRVTRFADAFRRIVFAQVKISAINAVFTGIFLLVVLPIFHDTLPLSKTLVLVTFIVGLLPVIGNLISNTIIVAVALSVSFPAAVMSLVFLILIHKLEYFLNARIVGGQIEARAWELLIAMLIMEAAFGLPGVVAAPIFYAYIKRELIYLRLV, from the coding sequence ATGGCCAAGCGGAATCAGGCGCGCGACGACGGGCAAGTGCAGGACCTACGCCCACGCCCGGTCAGGCTGACTAGCGACATGAGCCTGCCGAAGCTGTCGGCAGTCGAAATCGGCAGTTACGTTGTGATGCTGTTCGGCATGTGGGCGGTCATCGAACTTCGGCTGCTCGGCGCGTTGCTCGCCGGGCTGCTGGTGTTCCAGCTGGTACACACCATCGCGCCGCGCATCGAGCGTCATATGTCGAGCAAGCGGGCTCGCTGGCTCGCGGTCGTGATTCTGTCCACGGTGATCGTGGGCGCGCTGACGGGGCTCACACTCGGCATCATCGAGCATTTCGAAAACGACGTGCCGAGCGTGCAGAAGCTGCTCGACCAGGCCATGCAGTTGATCGACCAGGCGCGCGGCCGGATTCCGCAATTCATCGCCAATTCTCTGCCGGTCGATACCGAGCAGATGAAGACCAAGGCGGCGGAGCTGATGCAGACGCATGCCAACATGCTGCAGCAAAGCGGCAAGACCGCGGCGCGCGCGTTCACGCATATCCTGATCGGCATGATCATCGGTGCGATCATCGCGGTCGGCGCACAAAAGCATATCCAGCGTCTGCCGCTCTCCACCGCCTTCATCACGCGCGTGACCCGTTTCGCCGATGCGTTCCGCCGCATCGTGTTCGCTCAGGTGAAAATTTCCGCGATCAATGCGGTCTTTACCGGCATCTTCCTGCTGGTGGTCCTGCCGATCTTCCACGACACGCTGCCGTTGTCGAAGACGCTGGTGCTGGTCACGTTTATCGTCGGCCTGCTCCCGGTGATCGGCAATCTGATCTCGAACACGATCATCGTCGCGGTGGCGCTCTCGGTGAGCTTTCCGGCGGCGGTCATGTCGCTCGTGTTCCTGATCCTGATCCACAAGCTCGAATACTTCCTGAACGCGCGCATTGTCGGCGGACAGATCGAGGCGCGCGCCTGGGAATTGCTGATCGCCATGCTCATCATGGAAGCGGCGTTCGGCCTTCCGGGCGTGGTGGCGGCGCCGATCTTCTATGCGTATATCAAGCGGGAATTGATTTACCTGCGGCTGGTTTGA